The genomic segment AGGCCAATTATATTACCCATCTGACCCGAGCGACCATTTTTCCAACGGCACTGAGCATTTTCTGAGCTCGTCAACTGAGATGCCCATGTGCGTTGTTGAGGTGACAAGTATCCAAGATGTTTCACATGTCCTGAAAATAGTACGGGCCACTCGCACTCCGTTTGCCGTCAAATCTGGAGGTCACGCAACCAATCCGGGGTTTTCGAGCACCACTGGAGTTCTGATGTCCCTGTCGCAGCTAACCCAGGTGAATCTCTCCGAAGACAAAAGCACGGTTGAGATTGGCCTCGGGAATGTAGGTCGACCGTTCCCGCTGTTTTGACCTGGCAAAATACTAATTGACGACAGCGCTGGACCGACGTATACAACGCCTTGGACGGATCGGGCGTTAACGCCGTAGGGGGCAGAGTTCCCGGTCCTGGCACGGGAGGCTTCACTTTAGGAGGTGGCTATTCCTGGTTAACCAATCAATTCGGCCTCGCTTGTGACACTGTCATCTCATTCAATCTGGTTCTTCCAAACGGAACAGCTACCGTCGTCGACTGGCGCACTCCGGATTTGTTCTTTGCTCTCAAGGGAGGCCTGAACCGATTCGGAGTTGTTACGAGCATCGTCTACAAAACGGTTCCTCAACCAGAGACTGTTTATGGGGGATTTCAGGTCTTCCACTCATCAGCAGTACCTGTATTGACGGAGGCAATACTTAACTTCAAACGTACCACCACAGAGTCCAAGGCTCAGGTTATTCTCAGTATTACCGGGGGGCCTGATTCTCGCGCAGTACTTCTATCATTCTACGACGGACCAGGTCGCCCCACCGTTTTCGATCCTTTTAATAATATCAGCGCCCTAAACAGTACACTTAAGGATCAAACTTTCGCATCTTTTGTCAGCTCTATCCCAACAGGGGGGAGCGGCAAGCGTGGAGCTTTCGCTACCCTTAGCACCTCTGGTTATACACAAAAATTCCTAACAGCCGTTGCTAACGAGACTGCATACTACGGCTGGTTAGGTCAAAACTACTCCGGGGAATTCTCCTATGAAATCCAACCTTTCATGGATTACGGTAAACATGCAACCGATTCTGCATATCCTCACCAGAACTCGCCACTGCCCCTAAACCTAGGAGCAACCTGGAAGTATGAGGCCGACGACACCTTTTGGCGCGGAATTATGCAGCAGTCGATTGATTACCTTACGGAGGtggccaaggaggaaggTATCTATAACTCTGAGATGTATGCCTATCCAAACTACGCCCTGGGAACCTACACAGGAGTACAGCTATACGGGTTGACCAATACGGCGCGGCTGCGAGACATCCAGTCGCAGTACGATCCGAGCGGTGTCATGCTGCTAGCCGGGGGGTTTTCACTATaagttggtgatgaaattgtTCTTTCCTAAGTAATAATGCCTCGTGGCTTACTACTGGACAAATACATGAAGAGACAGGGCAGGGCGGATTGTGGAGAATCTTTGAGGGAACGATTAACTTCTATATGACTTTATAAACAGTCCCACTTTATTCTGTAAATAGGCTAAGTTAGAGCTTTCCTTGACTCCTCTTCTTGTCCCCTTGTCTCTTCCTtctttagctttagatacttgTTTATACtcgcctagccagttgtcaatatactcgctttGACCGTTACAGAAGAGGACTGCGCTAATGTAACAAGCACGATGCACAGCAGGGGATAAATAGCTAGGTAGGAGCAATAGGGGCGTTATATTTAAGAACTGAAACTTGCCCTcgcacatctagatgtgcgAGGCGCTGGCTATATGCAGGCGAAATGTCCTGTACACGTGAGCAAAGGTGCAGCTGAAGCTGTGCGCTGCGTTGACAACCGCCGTGCACCCCACACTGCTCCTTGTCTTTTTGTAGCATGTTTTCTCGCGTTCCCGTTAAATAAGTTACAGTGTTTTGTGTTATTCTATTGGTTTGTTACAGCGTAAGGTGGACTAACCTAAAATCTAACTCTACCCCCCTGTCGCGATATTCTGACTCTACCCCGTGTCATCTGGTTTCGTAATCCGACTCTCTACAGTTTCCGTGGACTGGGTTAGTAGGCAACACAGCGACACCGAACGACATTTAGTGCGCCATAGAAATAGACAATTGCGCAACCAAAGTCACTAGTAAAACAGAATCTGTGAGCATTTTATTTTGCAAATCAACAAGTCAAAGCATCTATAGCCAGGTTGACTTGCTGTGCGTTTGATTCCTGTTCACGTTGACAGCCAGGTTAGCACTAGAGTTATTGTCCGTCAGTTTTCTGACCACGCTCCATTGCATGGTCAACTTTGCGACTCGCAAAGACTATTCCTGGGTGCCAAATGTGCTCGGCGAGCTGCATGCCGGCAGAGATCTCTAGGCAACTTCATGGTTTCCCTGTTTGGTTAAGTGTTGAACTGCATAGTACGACCACAGGGATAACCAAAACTCGGTCGGGGGTGAGGGTGACCGTGATGGTATAAATGCAATTTGCCGACCACTCCAATCATGAACAATTAAGGTATTATATTAGATGTTCATCGTCATTATCCCTGTACTCAATAGCCCTTGTCTCGTGAAACAAGACCTTGTTCATCTGAATTGGCTGTTGATCCTGGCCATACAGACGAAACACAGGCTTAGAGATCTTCCTAAAGGGGCCTATGCCTAGTCTGGAACTAAGACTTCTCCCTGTCCTGGAATTATGGTCACTGACGTCTTTTCTCGTGCCGAAAATATTAGGAAAAAGCCGAGTGAGAAGCAATCGCAGAGCCGGCATGCAGGTACAGATAATCCCGACGTTAATCTCGATGTCTGACCAGAGGCTAATGTCGAAAAAGTCCCAAGTAGGGTTGAGAGAGGTAGAATTAAAGATAACCAGCGCTCGTAGTCGAAGAATGCTAACCACAGTGACACTATCAGGTAAGAATGGTTAATATGCGACGACCGTACTCTCGCCATGTGATCTTGCAGCTTACAATGTGCCCACGCAGAACATCAATGCGACCCCGACTTTCTTCTTAAGGTCAAGATGAAGGTTCTTCAGCTGCCACAAAGGAATAACGAGCATCCAAATGTCCAGCGCAATACTAAGTGATGCGTTGGACCACCCCAAGGCGTTGAGGTCTATGCACTGCCCTGTATGGTTTCCGTCCCATTTCGTCCAAAAATAGCTGACAGGACGGCACTGAAATATTGCTGCAAACACAAACGCAGTCCCAAATAGGACGACAAAGATAACAGTTCCCCACAACAATATACGTACTCTAGGGGTAGAAAAAATGCGAAGGTAAAAGAAGAGCAGAGATAGTTTAAGTGTTGATACGTCGAAAAAGTACACTATTTCAATAATGTAGAAGTAGAAGCCAAAATTTGTAATGTTAGTACTGATCAACGTCCAAATATCGCGGCCTAGGCCGTTTATACCCACTCCGTACACGTTAAGAACCGTTGCTGGAGCACCGCTCACAGCCGTAATTAGAGTAAATAAATCGTCTAGACCATAATCAATTTTCGCCCATAATTTGTATGCAAAACGTTGGATAATAAAGACGGCAGTTATAATTCCAAGAATATTGTTGACCAGAAGATGCTGTTGTCCCCTATTACGAACAGGTTCACCGCATGCAGTTGTCGTGATATTTTTAACAGCTAGCGGTAACCCCAAAGTTAGATCAGCTCGTTGCCAGGTAGCGAGAATCAAACCCACAGAGTGCTTCtatgcctattataaagctagtcttattaaagttatagaaatcctTCTCTAGgatgctatattttataactatattgcgtataagcttaaactagAGCTAAATTATCTTTAGATTTTTGCATAAGGCTCTCTTATAGTTATatctacgcgtaaaacgTATAGTAAGCTCTttatagcgcttaataaagtttaaagcctattatagtTCTACAAGAGGCACGTTGCGATTAGCTAGCAGTTAATTTGCTGTATCTTGCATACTACTAAGCTAGAGGGGAAATAATCGCAaatctaggttaagaatatatttaataattattaattcctctagatttATAAGTTTTTATAAGTTAGGCATGGTATTACATCTCACAGTTATTCTCTTAATGTAATTCCTAAGTATACTAGAGGGGACTATATAGATCTTTGTAGCTTCTTAGACGCTTAGTTTAGGGTTTTGCTGTATAGCTTAGTATGCTAAGATTATCTATTATTCTTAATCTAAAGTTTCTATAATTGTTAGGTAAGAAATAGATTGTTAAAGGATAATAATTCTATTTAGCACGTGGAGTGCGCGACTCGTTATATTGCGCGACTCgttatgcacccacgttataGACTTCTTAAGTTTTATAATTTTCTAGCAAGAGAGTATAGTATCGCGTTATGTAGGTATTTCTCCAAGGTGTTTTATAATAGTGCCTTAATTAACTATATAGATCTTTATAGATTCTTAAATGCTTTACTTTAGTGTTTTCTATATAGCCTAGCAAGCTAAAATTACTTAATTCTCTTTATC from the Pochonia chlamydosporia 170 chromosome 6, whole genome shotgun sequence genome contains:
- a CDS encoding FAD binding domain-containing protein (similar to Beauveria bassiana ARSEF 2860 XP_008594930.1); protein product: MKYLLSNIVLASTTAALISGTESFATRSPCDQIASNISGQLYYPSDPSDHFSNGTEHFLSSSTEMPMCVVEVTSIQDVSHVLKIVRATRTPFAVKSGGHATNPGFSSTTGVLMSLSQLTQVNLSEDKSTVEIGLGNRWTDVYNALDGSGVNAVGGRVPGPGTGGFTLGGGYSWLTNQFGLACDTVISFNLVLPNGTATVVDWRTPDLFFALKGGLNRFGVVTSIVYKTVPQPETVYGGFQVFHSSAVPVLTEAILNFKRTTTESKAQVILSITGGPDSRAVLLSFYDGPGRPTVFDPFNNISALNSTLKDQTFASFVSSIPTGGSGKRGAFATLSTSGYTQKFLTAVANETAYYGWLGQNYSGEFSYEIQPFMDYGKHATDSAYPHQNSPLPLNLGATWKYEADDTFWRGIMQQSIDYLTEVAKEEGIYNSEMYAYPNYALGTYTGVQLYGLTNTARLRDIQSQYDPSGVMLLAGGFSL